From Bacillota bacterium, a single genomic window includes:
- a CDS encoding IS3 family transposase has product MGGELTQHPTGEGWLYLATVLDAFSRRVVGWAMGERPTTELVIDALNMAVWNRRPAGGLVHHSDHGAQYTSLAFSRRLEAAGILGSMRSVGDALDNAVAESFFATLQTELLNRAPWPTRQALKTAIFEYIEVFYNRLRRDSALGYLSPEESERRGCLHHEVPVTAA; this is encoded by the coding sequence CTGGGTGGCGAGCTGACCCAGCACCCCACCGGCGAGGGGTGGCTGTACCTGGCGACCGTCCTCGACGCCTTCTCCCGCCGGGTGGTGGGTTGGGCCATGGGGGAGCGGCCCACGACCGAACTGGTCATCGACGCCCTGAACATGGCCGTCTGGAACCGCCGGCCTGCGGGCGGGCTGGTCCATCACTCCGACCACGGCGCCCAGTACACCTCCCTGGCCTTCAGCCGCCGCCTGGAGGCGGCCGGGATCCTGGGCTCCATGCGCTCGGTGGGCGACGCCCTGGACAACGCGGTGGCGGAGAGCTTCTTTGCCACGCTGCAGACCGAGTTGCTGAATCGCGCGCCCTGGCCGACCCGTCAGGCCCTGAAGACGGCCATCTTCGAGTACATCGAAGTCTTTTACAACCGCCTTCGGCGCGACTCGGCCCTGGGCTACCTGAGTCCGGAGGAGTCCGAAAGGAGGGGGTGTCTCCACCACGAAGTTCCCGTTACGGCTGCTTAG
- a CDS encoding nucleotidyl transferase AbiEii/AbiGii toxin family protein, whose translation MSAATGGLAQSVHTRLIRHAHPLGVDPNLILIRFATERLLYRLSRSPYAERFVLKGALLLLMWLGETIRPTRDADLLGFGNLSDEALAAIFAEICATNVEPDGMTFDASTIRVAAIRPEDAYGGRRVTLLARLGSARIRVQVDVGIGDAAVPAPEWCDYPSLLDLPRPRLRAYRPETVIADAPITPLRSVFAKSRHAPNGSSSGGCRTGGPVGQKAEHPVAMLCRVLDVSTSGYYAWRRRPPSRRAQQDRELMDRIRAIRAASRGTYGAPRVWAELRMAHAVSCSRKRVARLMRQMGLQGAHRRTGRGLTRRDPRRPVFPDRVPRAFTADAPNRLWVAS comes from the coding sequence ATGAGCGCGGCAACCGGCGGCTTGGCCCAGTCTGTCCATACTCGCCTGATCAGGCATGCCCACCCGCTGGGGGTGGACCCGAACCTCATCCTGATCCGCTTTGCCACCGAACGCCTGCTCTACCGGCTGTCCCGATCCCCATACGCCGAGCGCTTCGTGCTGAAGGGAGCGCTCTTGCTCCTCATGTGGTTGGGCGAGACCATCCGCCCGACGCGCGATGCTGACCTCCTCGGCTTCGGCAATCTCTCGGATGAGGCTCTGGCGGCGATATTCGCCGAGATTTGCGCGACGAACGTGGAGCCCGACGGCATGACCTTCGACGCCTCTACGATCCGGGTTGCCGCCATCCGTCCTGAAGACGCCTACGGCGGAAGGCGGGTGACGCTTCTTGCCCGGCTCGGCTCGGCGCGGATTCGTGTGCAGGTGGATGTCGGCATCGGGGACGCCGCGGTACCCGCTCCCGAGTGGTGCGACTACCCGAGCCTCCTCGACCTACCGCGCCCACGCTTACGGGCCTACCGCCCGGAAACAGTCATCGCCGACGCCCCCATCACTCCCCTGCGCAGCGTCTTCGCGAAATCCAGGCATGCCCCCAACGGGTCATCCTCGGGCGGATGCAGGACCGGCGGGCCGGTCGGCCAGAAGGCCGAGCATCCCGTCGCCATGCTGTGCCGGGTGCTGGACGTCTCCACCAGCGGGTATTACGCATGGCGCCGCCGCCCGCCCTCCCGGCGGGCCCAACAAGACCGGGAGCTCATGGATCGCATCCGGGCCATCCGTGCGGCCAGCCGGGGCACGTACGGAGCGCCCCGGGTGTGGGCGGAGCTGCGAATGGCTCACGCCGTCTCCTGCTCTCGCAAGCGGGTGGCCCGGCTGATGCGCCAGATGGGCCTGCAGGGGGCGCATCGACGCACGGGGCGGGGCCTCACCCGCCGGGACCCCCGCCGGCCGGTCTTCCCGGACCGGGTGCCACGCGCCTTCACCGCCGATGCGCCCAACCGCCTCTGGGTGGCGAGCTGA
- a CDS encoding type IV toxin-antitoxin system AbiEi family antitoxin domain-containing protein: MRRLHREEVLDLVRSRGFLTAREAGRMAIHSQVLTRLVREGALERIARGLYRLPDQPITEHHSLVIVARAVPHGVVCLLSALSFHGIGTQIPAEVWVAIDRRARWPSLRHPPLRVVRFSGEAFAAGIETHAVDGQTVRVYGIAKTLADLFKYRNKVGLDVALEALREAWHERRFTMDELDHYARICRVQRVMTPYLEALLS; this comes from the coding sequence ATGAGGCGCCTCCATCGCGAAGAAGTGCTGGACCTCGTTCGCAGCCGGGGGTTCCTCACGGCTCGCGAGGCCGGCCGGATGGCCATTCACAGCCAGGTTCTTACGCGCCTCGTGCGGGAAGGCGCCCTGGAGCGCATCGCCCGCGGGCTATACCGTCTGCCCGACCAGCCCATTACCGAGCACCACAGCCTCGTCATTGTGGCGCGGGCGGTGCCGCACGGTGTGGTCTGTCTGCTCTCAGCTCTCAGTTTCCACGGCATCGGCACGCAGATCCCCGCCGAGGTCTGGGTGGCCATCGACCGCCGCGCCCGGTGGCCGAGCCTTCGCCACCCTCCCCTGCGGGTCGTGCGCTTCAGCGGCGAAGCCTTCGCGGCGGGGATTGAGACGCACGCCGTGGACGGACAGACGGTCCGGGTCTACGGCATTGCCAAGACGCTGGCTGACCTCTTCAAATACCGGAACAAGGTCGGTCTCGATGTGGCGCTCGAAGCCCTGCGCGAAGCCTGGCACGAGCGCCGCTTCACCATGGATGAGCTGGACCATTACGCGCGCATCTGCCGCGTCCAGCGGGTCATGACCCCTTACCTGGAGGCGCTGTTGTCATGA